A segment of the Streptomyces sp. ITFR-21 genome:
CCGCAGGCCCTCGGCCAGGAACAGGAAGTCGAACCTGGCCCGCTCGGCGGTACGGGCCAGGTGCGCGAAGGAGCTGAACTCGATCTGGCTGCCGGCCGCCGGGTCGCTCCACACCGTGGTGTTGTTGACGCCGGGGAAGTGGGCCGCGAGGTGGATCTGCTTGCGGGGTCTGCTCATGCGGGCGGGCCTCCTTGGGGCTTCGCGCGGGGCGCTCGGGCCGCGGCGTGGCAGTGGGCGGGGCAGGGCGGGGCGGTCGAAGTGGCCCGCGCGGGTGCCGGCCTCACCGTCGGCGCCGGGGGTCCGGTGCCGCGTCCGGCGGGCCGAGCGGGTCGGGGTCGGGGTTCCGGCCGCCCCCGACCGGCGGGGGCTAGGAGCGCCGAAGGCAGCGGGGAAGCGGCGCGGGCGGGGATGCGGTGGGCCGCAGGGCGGCCGTCGGCTGACCCGGACACAGCGCGCCGGCGACGCGCTGGAGGTCGATGTGACGCCGTGAGTACATGGCAACGGTGGTCATGAACCGCCCAGGGTTTTCCCGCACCACGTCACCTCCGCCTCGATCGGCTCGCACCCGCTCGAGCCCGCGCTTGCGGAGCCGTCTTCGGTCCCGCCCGGTCGTCACCTGGAGCACCCCGCCGCGGAGGAGGGTTGCCGTTCAGCGAGCCAGGGCTTGTCGCTGACACTCATGACCTGCCAGCACCGTAACTCCGCGACGCCGCCGGACACAATCCCCCACCGGCCGAACACCGGCCGCCCCACGACCGTTTCCCCGGTGCGGCGGCCGGTACGCGTGCCCCGGGGGGCCCGGACAGTGACGTTCGTCGCTCCCGCGGGGATTGTCCGAAAGTCGCCGGGCGGTTAACGTGACCCCTGGTTACGAGCGTCAGCGCGCAGCCCTGGCTGGCTGACCAGCAACCCTCCTCCGCGGCGGGGTGCTCCAGGTGACGACCCGACGGGACACGGACGTCCCGTAAGCGCGGTGCCCCCAAGGGCCCGACGGGACCGAGGGGAACGAGGGGACGGACATGGACATACGGCACTGCCGGCACGCGGCACGCCCGCGTGGTGCGTTCCCGGTCCTTGTGGTCCGCCGCCATGTCGACCTGCTGCGGGTCAGCAGCGCCCTGTGTCCGGGTACCGAGACGTCCCCGGGCCCGCTGACCGTCTGAGGACCCGCCCGCGACCGGCCCGGTTTGGTCCGGTCCGGTCCCGGCGCTCCGGCTCCGTACCGCTCCCGTTCCTTCCCGCCCGCCGTCGCCGCGCGGCCGGCCGGGGCCCGCTCCGGCGGCCCCTCGTGGTGCTGCGGGCAGTCGCGCGACCGGATCCCCGCCCGGCCGCCCCCCTTTTCTCTTCTCTTCCCCCGTCCCGGTGCCCGCCACGTCCCGCACCGGGACCGACCACCGTGCGAGAGGCAATCCCGTGACCACCGAAAGACGCTCCAGCCGCCGCGTACCGCGCCTGGCCGCGGCCACCGCCGCGGCAGCCGTGGGACTGACCCTGCTGGTCGCCTGCGGCAGCTCCTCCGACGACTCCGGCTCGGCCGCGCCCTCCGGTACCGGCGCCACGACCGCCGCCGCCCCGGCCACGTCGGCCGCCTCCACCGCCATCCCGGACCAGGACGTCGTCTCCGCCGTCGCCACCGACCCGACGCTGAACGCGGAGCTGCCCGCCAAGATCCGCGCCGCCGGCAAGCTGACCCTCGGCACCACCCAGACGCCCGGCGTCTCCGGCCTGCCGCACGGCGGCGAGAACTCCGACGGCGACCCCATCGGCCTCGACGTCGACCTGCGCAACGCCGTCGCCAAGGTGCTCGGCGTCACCTGGAACGTGGAGTACGGCACCTTCCCCACGGTGATCCCCGGCGTCCAGAACGCCAAGTACGACGTCGGCCAGGACAACTTCGGCGTCACCAAGGCCCGCGAGGAGGTGGTCGACTTCGCGACCTACCTCAACGACGGCCAGTCCTTCCTGGGCGCCAAGGACGTACCGATCGACTCCGCCACGCAGCTCACCGACCTGTGCGGGCTGACGATCGCCACCAGCCCGGGGTCGACCTTCCAGCAGATCCTCACCGACGGCGCCTCCAAGTGCGCCGGGGTCGGCAAGAAGCCGTACAAGGTCCAGTACTTCACCGACAGCGCGCCGATCTTCCTCGGCCTGGCCAACGGCAAGGTGGACATCTACTTCGGCCCGACGCTCAGCCTGAAGTACGACGCGACCCACGTGCCGAACACCAAGTACCTCGGCCAGATCAGCACCACGCCGGTCGGGTTCGTCACCGCCAAGGGCTCGCCGATCGCCAAGGCACTGTCCGACGCGGTCAACAAGCTGATCGCGTCCGGCGACTACGCGAAGATCTTCGCCAAGTGGGACGTGGCCGGTACCGGCGTCACCGCCTCGCAGGTCAACCCGCCCGCCACCTTCTGACCGCCGCGGCGGCGTGACGCCGCGGGGGCGGCCGGCCCCCGCGGCGTCACCCGGCCGGCGGCCCGCCGCTACCCGCCGGCCCCGCCCGCCTCGATCCGGCGGACCGCGGTGTCCAGGGCGGCGTCCCGGGACGGGTAGACCTCGCACACCGGGTGGCCGTCCGGGGTACGGGTGTGGTCGATCTCCCACAGGCTCAGCTCGCCGCCGTCCAGCAGCAGGAAGGCGTGCTCGTACAGTGCCCAGGAGACCAGTCGGCCCCCGATCACCGAACTGCGCCGGGTGACGATGCTGATGTCGTGCGCGATGGCCGCGTGCAGCTGCAGCAGCACGTCCTCGCCGGGCGCGTTGGCGTTGCTGGCCCGGCGCAGCAGCCGCCGGGCGTGCTCGGGCGACCGGTTCTCGGTGTACGCGCGGCGGTAGGCCTCCCGGCCCGGGACCGGTGGTTCGTCGGCCGGGTCCGGTTCGCCGGGGACCGCCGGCCCGGCCGTCCCACCGGGCAACGGCCAGGGGTCCGACGGCAGTTCGGCCGGGCCGCCGGCGCCGCCGAAGGCTGTGTCCACCGCCCACTCGGCGAGCGCCATGTCGTCGCGGTCGGCGAACACCGCGTGCCGCACCCGGCCGTCGGGGCCGGTGTTGTGCTCCAGCTCCCACAGCACCAGGACCTCGCCGTCGGGCAGCAGGAAACTATGGCGGTACGTCCTGCGGTCCAGCCCGCGCGGCGGCCCCTTGGCGTGCCGGCAGGACTGGAGACCGCAGTAGTGCATCAACGCGAACCGCGCCTCAGCGAGTTGCCGCGCGATCCGGGTGCCGTTCTCGGCGCGGGCCAGTAACCGGGCCAGCTGCTCCCCCGGCCGACCGCCTGACCGTACGACTTCCGCCGTCTGTGCGGGCTCTGGGTCCATCCGGCCCTCCAGGCTCCGACGTCACCGACCCTGCTGGCGACTCAGGCTAGTGGCACCGTTGCCTTCCGTCCTCCCGAACGCCGGGATTTCAGGCGCGCGGAACCGCGACGCGCGCCCCCGCGGCCGGGCCGGACCAGGTCAGCCGATACCCGGGTCCGCGC
Coding sequences within it:
- a CDS encoding putative leader peptide — encoded protein: MDIRHCRHAARPRGAFPVLVVRRHVDLLRVSSALCPGTETSPGPLTV
- a CDS encoding putative leader peptide gives rise to the protein MTTVAMYSRRHIDLQRVAGALCPGQPTAALRPTASPPAPLPRCLRRS
- a CDS encoding ABC transporter substrate-binding protein gives rise to the protein MTTERRSSRRVPRLAAATAAAAVGLTLLVACGSSSDDSGSAAPSGTGATTAAAPATSAASTAIPDQDVVSAVATDPTLNAELPAKIRAAGKLTLGTTQTPGVSGLPHGGENSDGDPIGLDVDLRNAVAKVLGVTWNVEYGTFPTVIPGVQNAKYDVGQDNFGVTKAREEVVDFATYLNDGQSFLGAKDVPIDSATQLTDLCGLTIATSPGSTFQQILTDGASKCAGVGKKPYKVQYFTDSAPIFLGLANGKVDIYFGPTLSLKYDATHVPNTKYLGQISTTPVGFVTAKGSPIAKALSDAVNKLIASGDYAKIFAKWDVAGTGVTASQVNPPATF
- a CDS encoding DUF6227 family protein, whose translation is MDPEPAQTAEVVRSGGRPGEQLARLLARAENGTRIARQLAEARFALMHYCGLQSCRHAKGPPRGLDRRTYRHSFLLPDGEVLVLWELEHNTGPDGRVRHAVFADRDDMALAEWAVDTAFGGAGGPAELPSDPWPLPGGTAGPAVPGEPDPADEPPVPGREAYRRAYTENRSPEHARRLLRRASNANAPGEDVLLQLHAAIAHDISIVTRRSSVIGGRLVSWALYEHAFLLLDGGELSLWEIDHTRTPDGHPVCEVYPSRDAALDTAVRRIEAGGAGG